In the Candidatus Cybelea sp. genome, GTGGCGCAACTCGAGCGGGAAATCCCCGCCTACGTCCGACAACGTAACAAGAACCCCAAACCGTTCGTGTGGACCGCTACCGCCGACATGATCCTGGATAAAGTGGTAAAGGTTTGCGAACGAACTTCTAACTCACTACACTAGGCTAAGAACCTTCTTAGTCGGGCGCTACGCAGGCGACCCGTCCACTCGATTGCAGGCTAACGTGTTTCGCGGCAACGCTATTCTTTGCGGCGTTGACCTTGACCGTCGCGCTCTGCGAGCCTTTTGAAAGCATGACCGATTGCGCGCTCGGGTTGGCGTCGTCGATATCGGAGTCGACGCCCGAAGCTTCGGCGATCCGCAAGTGCCCCAGAGTGAGCGTCAGCGCAGCGAGCGTTCCCGATGGGCAAGCCGCAATCGCCTCTTTGAAGCCGATACTCGAAGGATTTACGGTCACACTTCCGCCGGCACCGGCTGCACCGAGCGTAACGAGAAGCAAAACGGCCGCGAACGTTTTCATCTTGATCTCCACATAGAGCGAGTCGCTGCGGTCCTGTTCGCGCCGCCGCTCGCAAAACATCCTGCTAAGCGCCCGCTGCTCCGCCGGTCGTGATTTCGAACCGGTTGCCGTCGGCGTCTTCGAAAAAGACCGCATAGTAGTCGCCGTATTCCGGATGCAAGCCCGGCCCTTCGATCGCGCGCGCACCGTGCCGTGCGGCAACGCGAGCCGCCGCGTCGACCTCTGCCCGCGTTTTGACCGCGAATGCGACCCTCATCGACCCGGCACGGTGCGCCGGATCGAGAATGAGACCGAATCTCGGACGACCGCCCGCGATCGTTTCATAGCCCGCAAAATCCGGGTCGTTTGCGAGCGGACGATAGCCGATTGCATCGGCGAGTCCGTCGAAGAGCGCGCGGGCCGCATCGAGATTGCGAACGTGAATGTCGACGTGGTGGAGCATAGCGCGCCCGTTCAACGGCGAAAACGCGTATCTTCCTTGTGCCGGCAGGTTTTGCCGGCGGCTCCGGTACAAGTGGAGCCTGCTATTTGCCGACGTAGCCAAGTGGTTGACGGCACCACACTTGTAATGTGGCCGCGAAAGCGCTCGCCGGTTCGAATCCGGCCGTCGGCTCCAGATTGCAACGCGCTGAAAGTTGGGTTCAATGGCTCGAGTTCTTCACTTCGAAATTCATTCCGCGGATCCTCAAGCCGCGGCTAAGTTCTACACCGACGTCTTCGGCTGGAAGATCGCCAAGTGGGACGGCCCGATGGACTATTGGCTCGTCTCGACCGGCGAGGGGCCGGGTATCGACGGCGGCATCGTGCCCCGCCAAGGCGCCGCCCCGGCTTCGGATGCCGCGGTAAACGGTTACGTCTGCACGATCGCCGTCGAGTCGCTCGATCAAACGCTCGACGCGATCGTCGGCAAAGGCGGCACGATCGCCTTCGACAAGCACGACATCCCCGGTGTCGGACTGCTCGCGTACTTCAAAGACCTTGACGGCAACATCTTTGGAGTGCTGCAGCCGCATTAGCTGCCGCCGGCGGCATCGTGTCGCCGGCGTTTTCGCTACTGGAACTCGAACTCTGCGAGGTTCTTTTCGATCTTCCGTTTCACACGCTGCAGGGCGTTGTCGATCGACTTGACGTGCCGGCCCAGATCGCGCGCCATCTCTTGGTAGCTCTTACCTTCTAAATATGATTCCAGAACTTGAGACTCCAGCTCCGAGAGATTCTGGCGGATGCGCTGGCGGATATCGTCGGAGACTTCCTGCGTGACGACCAGTTCTTCGGGATCGGAGGTCTTCTGCGACGCCATGACGTCGAGAAGCGTACGCTCGCTATCCTCGTCGTAGATCGGCTTGTTCAGCGAGATGTACTGATTGAGCGGGATGTGCTTCTGGCGCGTCGCGGTCTTGATCGCCGTGATGATTTGCCGCGTGATGCAGAGTTCGGCAAACGCGCGGAAGCTAGAGAGCTTATCGGCCTTGAAGTCGCGCACGGCCTTGTAAAGACCGATCATGCCTTCCTGGATGATATCCTCCCGATCGGCGCCAATGAGAAAATAACTTTTCGCTTTAATGCGAACGAAGTTTTTGTACTTGTTGAGCAGGTATTCCATCGCCAGGTTGTCCCCGGTCTTCGCGATGGCCACCAGGTCTTCGTCGACCCGCTGTTGGTACTCAACTCCATCCGCCGCTGGATGGGTCATTGCCATAGTTCTTGTCTTGCCTCGTGGGGTAGACGAGCCGCATGCGTGGGCCGGAGCCCATCTGGCACGGCACGTCGTCGCTTAGTATATAGGAGGTTCCCCCTCTCTCGTCAAGGACGAAGCGAGCATTCGCGCTGACGAAGGGCCTCATATATAACAACGGCAGCCGCGACCGAAGCATTAAGCGAGCCGACCCTACCTCGCATCGGAATTCGCAACAGGAAGTCGCACTCGCGCCGGACTAGCTGGGCTAAACCGCTGCCCTCGCTGCCCAGAACCAGCGCCAGGTCGCGGTTGAGATCTGCCTCCCAGAGAAGGGTCGCCTCAGGGCCGGCGTCCGCGCCGGCGACCCAAATATGGGCTTTTTTGAGGGTTCGAATCGCCTCGGAGACGTTGGAAACGCGGGCGATCGGCAGGTGGGCGGCGGCGCCGGAAGCGGCCTTCCGCACCGTGGCGTTGATTCCGGCGGAGCGGCGCTCGGGCAGGATCAGCCCGCCGGCTCCGGCCGCCTCGGCGGTGCGCACGATCGCACCGACGTTGTGCGGGTCGGTCAGATGGTCGAGCACCACGAAAAGCCGTGCGCCGCCCGCAGAGGGGGCCGCGAGCAACTCATCCAGCGTGCGGTACGGGAAGGGCGGGGCCACGGCCAGGACACCCTGGTGAGCCCGCAACGGCACCCGCTCGAAGAAGCCGCGCTGCTCGAAACGGACGGGGACGTCGCGCTCTTTCGCCTGCGCGAGGAGCGAACGCAGAGCGGCGTCTTTCTTGCGGTCGGCCAAGACGTGGATGACGCGCAGGCGCTCGCCCCCAAGCAGGGCTTCAGCGATCGCGTGGATCCCGTAGATCAGGTCGTCGAAATCCAGCTCCGGACGGCGACGCTGGTTCAGCCGGCGACGGTCCAGCTCGTACCTTCTTTCGAATCCTTGAGTTCGATGCCGCAGGCCGCCAGCGCGTCGCGCAGGCGGTCGGAGGTCGCCCAATCCTTGTCGTTCCGAGCCTGCGCGCGCAACGCGATGACGCGCTCGATCGCGTCGGGCGGGGGCAGCCGTGCGAGGTCGACGGCGCCGTCACCCAGACGGGCGTCCGCGAGCGCACGCTGCAGACGGTCGGCGAAGTCGGCTTCGAGCTCGAGGACCGGCTCGGCGAGCCATGACTCGTTGGGCTCGATGCCGAGGATCCTTAACCAGTAGTTCAGGCGGCCGAATGCGTCGGCCGCTGCCTGCGGGTCGGTGT is a window encoding:
- a CDS encoding VOC family protein — encoded protein: MARVLHFEIHSADPQAAAKFYTDVFGWKIAKWDGPMDYWLVSTGEGPGIDGGIVPRQGAAPASDAAVNGYVCTIAVESLDQTLDAIVGKGGTIAFDKHDIPGVGLLAYFKDLDGNIFGVLQPH
- the sigH gene encoding RNA polymerase sporulation sigma factor SigH, translating into MTHPAADGVEYQQRVDEDLVAIAKTGDNLAMEYLLNKYKNFVRIKAKSYFLIGADREDIIQEGMIGLYKAVRDFKADKLSSFRAFAELCITRQIITAIKTATRQKHIPLNQYISLNKPIYDEDSERTLLDVMASQKTSDPEELVVTQEVSDDIRQRIRQNLSELESQVLESYLEGKSYQEMARDLGRHVKSIDNALQRVKRKIEKNLAEFEFQ
- the rlmB gene encoding 23S rRNA (guanosine(2251)-2'-O)-methyltransferase RlmB, producing MGDLRPPARRAGGLRHRTQGFERRYELDRRRLNQRRRPELDFDDLIYGIHAIAEALLGGERLRVIHVLADRKKDAALRSLLAQAKERDVPVRFEQRGFFERVPLRAHQGVLAVAPPFPYRTLDELLAAPSAGGARLFVVLDHLTDPHNVGAIVRTAEAAGAGGLILPERRSAGINATVRKAASGAAAHLPIARVSNVSEAIRTLKKAHIWVAGADAGPEATLLWEADLNRDLALVLGSEGSGLAQLVRRECDFLLRIPMRGRVGSLNASVAAAVVIYEALRQRECSLRP
- a CDS encoding VOC family protein; the protein is MNGRAMLHHVDIHVRNLDAARALFDGLADAIGYRPLANDPDFAGYETIAGGRPRFGLILDPAHRAGSMRVAFAVKTRAEVDAAARVAARHGARAIEGPGLHPEYGDYYAVFFEDADGNRFEITTGGAAGA